The following are from one region of the Gemmatimonadota bacterium genome:
- a CDS encoding BMC domain-containing protein produces the protein MTALGMIETLGVIGTTEAADAMVKMASVAIEKYEKIGAGYTTTLVRGDVGAVRAAIEAGTEAAERVGDLVAAHVIPNLDPQVEAVIFSNQ, from the coding sequence ATGACTGCACTCGGTATGATTGAAACACTCGGTGTTATTGGCACAACAGAAGCTGCCGATGCGATGGTCAAAATGGCTTCCGTCGCAATTGAAAAGTACGAGAAAATCGGTGCGGGATATACCACCACACTCGTGCGCGGCGATGTGGGGGCGGTTCGCGCAGCTATCGAAGCGGGAACAGAAGCTGCCGAGCGCGTTGGGGATCTCGTTGCTGCTCACGTCATTCCAAATCTCGATCCACAGGTAGAAGCAGTTATTTTTAGTAATCAATGA
- a CDS encoding aldehyde dehydrogenase EutE — MNLDEIQIQSVVEQVVRRLVAEREAPAVIAPPARYENKGDDGLFDDLEEAIAAASEAQGVLEAMSLEQRRDLIAAIRRESMAHSKGIAQKTVEETGMGKVPHKIRKLEVVVQHTPGVEDLQPTAWTGDNGLTVVEMAPFGVIAAVTPSTHPVPTMVNNTISFIAAGNSAVFAPHPSAKDVSALGLQMLNRAIVGAGGPPNLLVAVREPSIETAQSLFVHPGIDLVLVTGGGGVVKAAMQAPKRVIAAGPGNPPVVVDETADVEKAALGIIEGGGFDNNILCIGEKEVFAVQSVADELMRHLKANNCVELDRSQIDALTKIAFPRDEKGDWMLNRDLVGRSAHVLAAQIGLNISPDTELLIGEVENEHDFVQHEQMMPFVPIVRTPDVHRAIDWAIRAEQGYRHTAVMHSKNVENMTIMARRCKCTIFVKNGASSAGLGAGGEGYTSFSIATPTGEGCTSARTFTRQRRCALIDYFRIV, encoded by the coding sequence ATGAACTTAGACGAAATCCAAATCCAATCGGTGGTTGAGCAGGTCGTGCGTCGCCTTGTGGCTGAGCGCGAAGCTCCTGCGGTTATTGCGCCGCCCGCTCGCTATGAAAATAAGGGCGACGATGGCCTTTTTGACGATCTCGAAGAAGCTATTGCCGCGGCTTCAGAAGCCCAGGGTGTCCTCGAAGCAATGAGCCTGGAGCAACGCCGCGATCTGATTGCTGCAATTCGCCGTGAATCTATGGCGCATTCAAAGGGTATCGCGCAAAAAACCGTTGAAGAAACCGGCATGGGTAAGGTGCCGCACAAAATTCGCAAACTCGAGGTTGTTGTACAACACACGCCTGGCGTTGAAGATTTGCAGCCCACGGCGTGGACGGGCGACAATGGTTTGACGGTTGTTGAAATGGCGCCCTTTGGCGTGATAGCAGCGGTCACGCCATCCACGCACCCGGTGCCCACGATGGTCAACAATACAATTAGTTTTATCGCTGCGGGCAATAGTGCGGTTTTTGCACCCCATCCGAGCGCGAAAGATGTTTCGGCTCTGGGTCTTCAAATGCTCAATCGCGCCATTGTCGGCGCGGGTGGCCCACCAAATTTGCTCGTTGCTGTGCGCGAACCTTCCATAGAAACGGCGCAGAGCCTTTTTGTGCATCCCGGCATCGACCTCGTTCTCGTCACGGGTGGGGGCGGTGTTGTCAAAGCGGCCATGCAAGCGCCCAAGCGCGTGATCGCAGCAGGGCCTGGCAATCCCCCTGTAGTTGTAGATGAGACCGCCGATGTCGAAAAGGCCGCCCTCGGCATTATTGAAGGCGGCGGTTTTGACAATAATATTTTGTGTATTGGCGAAAAGGAAGTTTTTGCAGTTCAATCCGTAGCCGATGAACTGATGCGCCACCTGAAGGCAAATAATTGTGTGGAACTCGACCGCTCGCAAATTGATGCGTTGACAAAAATCGCGTTTCCCCGCGACGAAAAAGGCGATTGGATGCTCAATCGAGACCTCGTTGGTCGTAGCGCGCATGTGCTTGCCGCTCAAATTGGTCTCAATATTTCGCCCGATACAGAGCTTTTGATTGGCGAGGTTGAAAATGAGCACGATTTTGTTCAACACGAGCAGATGATGCCGTTTGTCCCCATTGTTCGCACACCCGATGTACACAGGGCAATTGACTGGGCTATTCGAGCCGAACAGGGTTATCGCCACACGGCGGTCATGCACTCAAAAAATGTCGAGAATATGACCATTATGGCTCGCAGGTGTAAGTGTACGATTTTTGTGAAAAACGGCGCGTCATCTGCGGGATTGGGCGCAGGTGGCGAAGGCTATACGTCTTTCTCGATTGCCACACCTACAGGTGAAGGTTGTACGTCTGCTCGTACATTTACCCGCCAGCGCCGCTGTGCCCTCATCGACTACTTCAGAATTGTATAA
- a CDS encoding mandelate racemase/muconate lactonizing enzyme family protein, translating to MNITDVRTIPLFGETPMTGWTVEPGPDENMHTLVEVQTDEGVSGIGSVFTSKALVDGAMGLLRPNIIGENALEPERVSEKLHQMTFWQGRGGAVTHAISGVDIALWDILGKVAGQPVGRLLGGYYRKKIKPYGSILFEDPETFSDTLQDALDRGFRALKLGWGAFGRVDRHMDERLIKLARDTCGPDVELMVDAGGSDAFWPHNYKWAIETARMLGDYDITWFEEALPPDDIEGHIKLREYSPVRIAGGEVFTRRQSFMPWIERGAYDIIQPDVTKVGGISEVRRLIWYAYDHNVLVVTHGWNTAIGLLADLHLAAAHPIARWVEYITPSPYIEDIVTTPFSLDEDGLLTIPTAPGLGIELDWDAVRHYSGEK from the coding sequence ATGAATATCACCGATGTTCGCACGATTCCGCTTTTTGGAGAAACGCCTATGACGGGCTGGACAGTCGAGCCAGGACCGGATGAAAATATGCACACGCTGGTCGAGGTTCAGACGGATGAAGGTGTGAGCGGCATTGGAAGTGTTTTTACCAGCAAAGCCCTGGTTGATGGGGCGATGGGGTTGTTGCGCCCCAATATCATTGGGGAGAACGCGCTGGAACCCGAGCGCGTATCTGAAAAACTTCACCAGATGACCTTCTGGCAGGGACGGGGAGGTGCTGTTACACATGCGATTAGCGGTGTTGATATCGCGCTATGGGATATTTTGGGCAAAGTGGCTGGGCAGCCCGTTGGGCGTTTGCTCGGCGGATATTATCGCAAAAAAATAAAACCCTACGGCTCGATTCTCTTTGAAGATCCCGAAACATTTTCCGACACTTTGCAAGATGCGCTCGACCGCGGTTTCAGGGCGCTCAAACTCGGCTGGGGTGCTTTTGGGCGCGTTGACCGCCATATGGATGAACGCCTCATCAAACTCGCCCGGGACACCTGTGGTCCCGATGTGGAACTCATGGTCGATGCAGGCGGCAGCGATGCCTTTTGGCCTCACAATTACAAATGGGCGATTGAAACCGCTCGCATGCTCGGCGATTACGATATCACCTGGTTTGAAGAAGCCCTCCCGCCCGACGATATTGAGGGCCACATCAAATTGCGAGAATATTCTCCTGTCCGCATTGCCGGTGGAGAAGTTTTTACTCGCCGTCAGAGTTTTATGCCCTGGATTGAGCGCGGTGCGTATGATATTATCCAGCCCGATGTCACGAAAGTGGGAGGTATTTCTGAAGTGCGCCGTCTGATATGGTATGCGTATGACCACAATGTTCTGGTCGTCACACACGGATGGAACACCGCTATCGGTCTCCTCGCAGATCTCCACCTGGCCGCCGCACACCCCATTGCGCGCTGGGTCGAATATATTACCCCATCGCCTTATATCGAAGATATTGTTACCACGCCGTTTTCACTGGATGAAGACGGATTGCTCACTATTCCCACTGCACCGGGTCTCGGTATAGAACTCGATTGGGATGCTGTGCGCCATTACTCGGGTGAGAAATAG
- the eutM gene encoding ethanolamine utilization microcompartment protein EutM, protein MGEALGMIETKGLVAMIEAADAMVKAANVQFVNWERIGAGYVTAIVRGDVAAVKAATEAGAAAAGKVGELVSVHVIPRPHGSLENILPIGSSND, encoded by the coding sequence ATGGGTGAAGCCCTCGGCATGATTGAAACCAAAGGTCTCGTAGCTATGATTGAGGCTGCCGATGCGATGGTCAAAGCCGCCAATGTCCAATTTGTCAATTGGGAACGCATTGGCGCGGGATATGTCACTGCTATTGTGCGCGGCGATGTGGCAGCTGTCAAAGCCGCAACGGAAGCCGGCGCTGCTGCTGCTGGCAAAGTTGGCGAACTCGTTTCCGTACACGTCATCCCGCGACCACATGGTAGCCTTGAAAATATTCTGCCTATCGGCTCTTCAAACGACTAA
- a CDS encoding MFS transporter, giving the protein MRWDWKVPNRKATIVIFCSALIVFVSMGIRQSFGLFLAPISQDLGIGREVFSLAIAWQNLIFGLPIVGILSDHFGPRWVVAGGALLYAVCFFLLSSVGTPLGLYTVLGVLMGIALSSISYVVVLGAVAQVVAPEKRASFFGLITAAGSFGTFAIVPGVQWLLSDLGWQSSFAFIALIAGASALLAIGIPHRGREVSPNTVESHDGSLLQALLQARGHSGYWLLNAGFFVCGFHVAFIATHLPAFLTDHGLSKMVGATALSLIGLFNIFGSYLSGQLGDRYRKKYLLSLLYFGRAIVISGFLFISVTNTSALVFGSMIGFLWLATVPLTSGTVAQIFGSRYLSTLYGIVFFSHQIGSFLGVWLAGRVYDATGSYDMIWIAAILLAVTSSLVHLPIADKPVQRLETVRP; this is encoded by the coding sequence ATGAGGTGGGACTGGAAAGTGCCCAATCGCAAAGCGACTATTGTCATATTTTGTAGTGCCCTGATTGTGTTTGTCAGCATGGGCATTCGCCAATCCTTTGGCCTTTTTTTGGCACCGATCAGCCAGGACCTCGGCATTGGACGCGAAGTCTTTAGCCTGGCCATCGCCTGGCAAAACCTCATTTTTGGTTTGCCCATAGTGGGCATTCTATCAGATCATTTTGGACCGCGATGGGTCGTTGCTGGCGGCGCATTGCTCTATGCAGTCTGTTTTTTTCTTTTGTCTTCTGTCGGTACGCCTCTTGGTCTGTACACCGTGCTCGGCGTACTTATGGGCATCGCACTCAGCAGCATTTCCTATGTGGTGGTCCTCGGTGCGGTCGCTCAGGTTGTTGCACCTGAAAAACGCGCCTCGTTTTTTGGGCTTATTACTGCTGCGGGTTCTTTCGGGACGTTTGCAATTGTGCCGGGTGTTCAATGGCTTCTTTCTGATTTGGGCTGGCAATCTTCATTCGCTTTTATTGCCCTGATCGCGGGCGCGAGTGCCTTGCTCGCTATTGGGATTCCACATCGCGGGCGCGAGGTGTCTCCAAATACCGTTGAATCCCATGATGGCAGCCTGCTTCAAGCACTGCTTCAAGCGCGAGGTCATTCGGGATACTGGTTGCTCAATGCGGGATTTTTTGTGTGTGGATTTCACGTGGCATTTATTGCCACCCATCTGCCCGCATTTCTAACCGATCACGGCCTTTCAAAAATGGTCGGTGCAACGGCGTTATCCCTGATAGGCCTTTTTAACATTTTTGGATCTTATCTTTCGGGGCAACTCGGCGACCGATATCGAAAAAAATATCTCTTGAGTTTGCTTTATTTTGGTCGCGCCATTGTCATTAGCGGATTCCTTTTCATATCCGTCACAAATACGTCTGCGCTTGTGTTTGGCAGCATGATCGGGTTCTTATGGCTTGCAACCGTTCCGCTGACCAGTGGTACTGTCGCGCAGATCTTTGGTTCGCGCTATCTTTCCACGCTGTATGGCATTGTTTTTTTCAGTCATCAGATCGGCAGTTTTTTGGGCGTGTGGCTGGCCGGGCGCGTGTATGATGCAACGGGGTCTTACGATATGATTTGGATTGCCGCGATTCTCTTGGCTGTGACTTCATCGCTCGTTCATCTGCCCATTGCCGATAAGCCCGTGCAAAGGCTTGAAACAGTTAGACCATGA
- a CDS encoding PduL/EutD family phosphate acyltransferase — protein sequence MRKNASVCDDCGLCSFGQNSGESDAIDRIAREVVLQIRGGDGAEIPISVGVSARHAHVDDETLEILFGAGHTLTPYRELYQPGAFAAEEIISVVGPRLRAIERVRILGPSRNYNQVELARTDAIYIGVDPPVRDSGDLRDAPPVTFIGPRGSITVNAAIRAARHIHLRPSDVIDYGFQGRESVRVRVGGEKGVIYDNVRLKIDESYLPELHLDTDDANAADLVCGDMVFMIT from the coding sequence ATGCGAAAAAATGCCTCTGTGTGCGATGATTGCGGGCTTTGTTCTTTCGGGCAAAACAGCGGGGAAAGTGATGCGATTGACCGCATCGCACGAGAAGTCGTGCTCCAAATACGCGGTGGAGATGGCGCGGAAATTCCCATTTCCGTAGGTGTATCTGCCCGGCATGCACATGTTGATGATGAAACTCTGGAGATCCTTTTTGGTGCGGGGCACACCTTAACGCCTTATCGCGAACTCTACCAGCCGGGTGCTTTTGCCGCCGAAGAAATCATCTCTGTTGTTGGTCCTCGTTTGCGCGCGATTGAGCGCGTGCGGATTCTCGGTCCCAGCCGCAACTATAATCAGGTTGAACTCGCCCGAACAGATGCCATCTACATCGGCGTTGATCCGCCTGTGCGCGATTCGGGAGACCTGAGAGATGCGCCACCTGTTACTTTTATCGGTCCCAGGGGGTCGATCACGGTGAACGCGGCCATTCGCGCTGCGCGCCATATCCACCTGCGTCCATCTGATGTAATAGATTATGGCTTTCAAGGACGGGAATCGGTCAGGGTGCGCGTGGGAGGCGAGAAAGGCGTTATATATGACAATGTACGCCTCAAAATTGACGAAAGCTATTTGCCCGAACTCCATCTGGATACCGACGATGCCAACGCAGCCGATCTCGTCTGTGGCGATATGGTGTTTATGATAACATGA
- a CDS encoding EutN/CcmL family microcompartment protein, producing MFLGRVIGKIWATRKDASLKGFRLLVVEPIDHEHNKAGDAFVAIDVVNASDGETIYWVGSREAPNALPDKYGPVDAAVVGIVDQVDA from the coding sequence ATGTTCCTCGGTCGCGTCATTGGCAAAATTTGGGCGACTCGCAAAGATGCCTCGCTCAAAGGTTTTAGACTGCTTGTCGTTGAACCGATTGATCACGAGCACAATAAAGCAGGAGATGCTTTTGTCGCGATTGATGTGGTCAATGCCAGCGATGGCGAGACCATATACTGGGTCGGTTCACGAGAAGCTCCCAACGCCCTGCCCGATAAATACGGCCCGGTTGACGCGGCAGTTGTCGGTATTGTCGATCAGGTTGATGCATGA
- a CDS encoding class II aldolase/adducin family protein yields MNLHQAKLDIVEAGRRVYERGFVASNDGNISCRVEEDRILTTPTGMSKGFLKVEDLCITDLDGTLVSGQKRPSSEIGMHIFLYRERPDVRAVVHAHPPTATGFAVAGVPLTMCVLPEVIITLGAIPIVEYGTPGGPEISEPIRQYVKDYDAYLLENHGATTIGTDVMNAYYKMETLEHFAKILFVAQQLGGYNELNAEQVEKLVAIRNRMGLRGPDPACEIPDVPATQPATHIPTIRTLSAGGTPPAQTSQDDLIAEITHRVMEELK; encoded by the coding sequence ATGAATCTCCATCAGGCCAAGCTCGATATTGTTGAAGCCGGGCGTCGTGTGTACGAACGCGGCTTTGTCGCTTCTAACGATGGCAATATTTCCTGCCGGGTTGAAGAAGATCGCATTCTCACTACGCCAACGGGAATGTCCAAGGGATTTCTCAAGGTCGAAGACCTCTGTATTACGGACCTGGATGGCACGCTCGTGAGTGGGCAAAAGCGGCCTTCGTCGGAAATTGGGATGCACATTTTTCTCTATCGCGAGCGCCCCGATGTGCGCGCTGTGGTACACGCACATCCGCCAACGGCTACGGGTTTTGCGGTTGCAGGCGTTCCCCTTACTATGTGTGTTTTGCCCGAGGTGATTATCACACTGGGTGCCATACCCATTGTGGAATACGGTACGCCGGGAGGACCAGAGATATCTGAACCGATCAGGCAATACGTCAAAGATTACGACGCCTATTTGCTCGAAAATCACGGTGCGACTACGATCGGTACCGATGTGATGAATGCCTACTACAAGATGGAAACGCTGGAGCATTTTGCGAAAATACTTTTTGTGGCACAACAACTCGGCGGTTATAACGAACTCAATGCGGAACAGGTGGAAAAACTGGTCGCTATTCGCAACCGCATGGGTCTTCGCGGCCCCGATCCAGCGTGTGAGATTCCAGATGTACCCGCAACTCAACCTGCGACCCACATTCCCACGATTCGCACGTTGAGCGCTGGTGGTACACCTCCTGCCCAAACTTCCCAGGACGATCTCATCGCGGAAATTACCCACAGGGTCATGGAAGAGTTAAAATAA
- a CDS encoding EutN/CcmL family microcompartment protein: MFLARVLGSVTSTIKHSDYNSTKLMVVQPITPDGKNDGASALAVDATGVGRGEIVLVIRQGVAAGLVLNVELPAVRSVIVGVVDDIDMKG; the protein is encoded by the coding sequence ATGTTCCTGGCCCGCGTACTCGGTAGCGTTACATCGACTATTAAACACAGCGATTACAACAGCACCAAACTCATGGTCGTGCAGCCCATTACACCCGATGGAAAAAATGACGGTGCATCGGCTCTCGCTGTTGACGCCACAGGCGTTGGTCGCGGCGAAATTGTCCTCGTGATTCGACAGGGAGTCGCGGCAGGTCTTGTTCTCAATGTGGAATTGCCTGCGGTACGTTCCGTTATCGTCGGCGTTGTGGATGATATTGATATGAAGGGGTGA
- a CDS encoding arylsulfatase, producing the protein MKAMPNIIYILSDDLGYGDLGCFGQEFIYTPNIDRIAAEGIRFTDHYAGSSVCAPSRCVLMTGLHTGHCYVRDNRALSIEGNVPIPGETQTVAKLLKKGGYATACIGKWGLGYPGSEGDPNNQGFDHVFGYNCQREAHTYYPQHLWRNDQKIMLYGKSYSHDLLTAEALQFVRDQQSNPFFLYLAYTIPHTRFEIPSLDIYEDKPWTENQKTQAAMITRMDRDIGTLLDMLNELGIAENTLVIFTSDNGPHGSGNTLEHFNAAGALRAKKGSLYEGGIRVPFVARWPGTIQPGTASAHYSGFQDMLPTFCELADTSIPEPVDGISMLPALLDRDTQQAHEFLYWERRGVSAVRMGDWKAYLPEGHANPEGAVELYDLAADIGEQNDLATEYPDIVSEIRTIVRESHRDTPWETWEYDGPIPNEYGTVVHR; encoded by the coding sequence ATGAAAGCAATGCCCAATATCATTTACATCCTCTCGGATGATCTCGGATATGGCGACCTGGGTTGTTTTGGGCAGGAGTTTATTTATACGCCCAATATTGACCGCATCGCAGCAGAGGGCATTCGGTTTACGGATCACTATGCCGGGTCTTCGGTGTGTGCGCCTTCGCGGTGTGTGCTTATGACGGGTCTGCACACGGGGCATTGTTATGTGCGGGACAATCGCGCTTTGTCCATTGAGGGCAATGTGCCCATTCCCGGGGAGACGCAGACGGTTGCCAAATTGCTCAAAAAGGGGGGTTATGCCACTGCCTGTATTGGCAAATGGGGATTGGGGTATCCGGGATCGGAAGGCGATCCCAACAATCAGGGGTTTGATCACGTTTTTGGGTACAATTGCCAGCGCGAAGCCCACACGTATTATCCCCAGCACCTCTGGCGAAACGATCAGAAGATTATGCTCTACGGCAAATCGTATTCACACGACCTGCTCACGGCTGAGGCTTTGCAATTTGTGCGCGATCAGCAATCCAATCCCTTTTTCCTCTATTTGGCCTATACGATTCCCCACACCAGATTCGAAATTCCATCTCTCGATATTTACGAAGACAAGCCCTGGACAGAAAATCAGAAGACGCAGGCGGCTATGATTACGCGCATGGACCGCGATATTGGCACGCTTTTGGATATGCTCAACGAGCTTGGAATTGCCGAGAATACGCTTGTTATCTTCACGAGCGACAACGGTCCCCACGGCAGTGGCAATACGCTTGAACACTTCAACGCGGCTGGTGCCCTTCGCGCAAAAAAGGGGAGCCTCTACGAAGGTGGTATCCGCGTGCCCTTTGTCGCCCGGTGGCCGGGAACGATTCAACCCGGTACTGCGAGCGCTCATTATTCGGGTTTTCAGGATATGTTGCCCACGTTCTGCGAATTGGCTGATACGTCCATCCCGGAACCGGTTGATGGCATTTCTATGTTGCCTGCGCTCCTGGACCGCGATACCCAACAAGCGCACGAATTTCTCTACTGGGAGCGGCGCGGGGTCAGTGCTGTTCGCATGGGCGATTGGAAGGCGTATTTACCCGAGGGTCATGCCAATCCCGAAGGCGCTGTTGAACTCTACGATTTGGCGGCGGATATCGGCGAACAAAATGATCTCGCAACTGAATATCCAGATATTGTTTCGGAAATTCGAACCATCGTTCGGGAATCGCACCGAGATACGCCCTGGGAAACCTGGGAATACGACGGACCAATCCCCAATGAATATGGGACAGTAGTTCATAGATGA
- a CDS encoding EutN/CcmL family microcompartment protein, which translates to MTLGKVVGTVVATQKDSGLAGFKLQIVQTLDLPAFELKESFLVAVDAVGAGDGEVVLCCSGSSARMTSVTEDRPVDAVIVAIIDTAEIEGEAVYQK; encoded by the coding sequence ATGACCCTCGGCAAGGTGGTGGGAACGGTGGTTGCCACCCAAAAAGACAGCGGCCTGGCGGGTTTTAAGCTCCAGATCGTCCAAACACTCGATTTGCCCGCATTTGAACTCAAAGAAAGTTTTTTGGTCGCCGTAGATGCTGTTGGTGCAGGCGATGGCGAAGTCGTGCTCTGTTGTAGTGGGAGTTCCGCCCGCATGACGAGTGTGACTGAAGATCGCCCTGTCGATGCTGTGATTGTCGCTATTATCGACACGGCAGAAATCGAAGGTGAAGCGGTTTATCAAAAATAG
- a CDS encoding acetate/propionate family kinase: MKILIANAGSTSFKYRLFDMTDEAVLAEGRLERIGDPSSPVAHQIGECAVETEQHLPDYPSAVRDVIARLTDTRTGVLSDLSDLDAVGFKTVHMRGKAGTYLLTENVLQRMADYNSLAPAHNPPYIQAIRIFEQCAPNLPLIGLFEAAFHVNIPDYAYIYSVPYDWFEKYGVRKYGFHGASHRYVSQRTAQILNREDLRMVSCHLGGSASLCAVRNGQSIDTSMGFSPQTGIINSTRIGTIDPFIIPYIMDRENLSTREMSRILSEESGLLGISGISGDVRDLEEAAQKGHARARLALEAFCYGIKREIGAYSAALGGLDAIAFAGGIGERGANVRWRVCTGLEYLGVHLDEVANANPPADGLISPSNSEVAVLIVQTDEECIVARAVAEYLKEHG, encoded by the coding sequence ATGAAAATCCTCATTGCAAACGCAGGCTCTACTTCATTCAAATATCGCTTGTTTGACATGACCGATGAAGCGGTGCTCGCCGAAGGGCGTCTCGAACGCATCGGCGATCCGTCTTCACCTGTTGCCCATCAGATTGGCGAATGCGCTGTTGAAACCGAACAACACTTGCCGGATTATCCATCCGCGGTCCGCGATGTTATTGCGCGTCTGACAGACACGCGCACCGGTGTGCTCTCCGACTTGTCTGACCTCGATGCCGTTGGGTTCAAAACCGTTCACATGCGCGGTAAAGCGGGTACTTATCTTCTCACAGAAAACGTTTTGCAGCGCATGGCGGACTACAATAGCCTCGCGCCTGCCCATAACCCGCCCTATATCCAGGCGATTCGCATTTTCGAGCAATGCGCTCCCAATCTGCCCCTGATTGGACTTTTTGAAGCCGCCTTCCACGTCAACATACCCGATTATGCCTATATTTACAGTGTGCCCTACGACTGGTTTGAAAAATACGGGGTTCGCAAATACGGCTTCCACGGCGCGTCCCATCGCTACGTTTCGCAACGCACGGCGCAAATACTCAACCGCGAGGATCTCCGCATGGTATCCTGCCATCTCGGCGGGAGTGCCTCTTTGTGCGCGGTTCGCAACGGTCAATCCATAGATACCTCAATGGGCTTCTCGCCCCAAACAGGCATCATCAATAGCACGCGTATTGGAACTATTGATCCCTTCATTATTCCCTATATAATGGACCGAGAAAATTTATCGACAAGAGAGATGAGCCGCATTCTGTCTGAAGAAAGTGGTTTGCTCGGCATTTCGGGTATTAGCGGTGATGTGCGCGATCTCGAAGAAGCCGCTCAAAAGGGGCACGCGCGCGCGCGCCTTGCTCTGGAGGCATTTTGTTATGGGATCAAAAGAGAAATCGGCGCTTACTCCGCTGCACTGGGCGGTCTGGATGCGATTGCTTTTGCCGGGGGCATTGGCGAACGCGGGGCAAATGTGCGCTGGCGCGTCTGTACCGGGCTCGAATACCTGGGCGTTCACCTCGACGAGGTCGCAAATGCCAATCCTCCCGCAGACGGGCTGATCTCGCCATCCAACAGCGAGGTTGCGGTTTTGATTGTCCAGACCGACGAAGAATGTATTGTCGCACGCGCAGTAGCCGAATACTTGAAGGAGCACGGATGA